The Solanum lycopersicum chromosome 2, SLM_r2.1 DNA window GTTCTTACATTTCAAGAACTTTTGTTCCCCTATCCAGATTTTCTCTAGTTATGCTCTCTCTGCTGACATAATGAATGTGTTTGCTATGAATCTTCTTCTGAATTTCAGGTTAGTAAGTAGGAACTTCTTGAGATTCAATTTCCGTTGACATATGTAATTTATGTGCTATATACTAGAATCTGCCAAAGGATGCAGCTATTGGTGTTGATCCATGGTGTATATCAGTAGATACTGCACAGAAATGGGAGCGTGCTTTTGCTAAGAAACAGCAAAAGTTGGTTCCAACAGCTAGAAACTTGGTAGATGAAGTCTGGAAAAATCAGCCACCTGCCGAAACAAATCCCTTGATCGTGCATCCTTTAGAATTTGCTGGTCGCTCTGTTGCAGATAAGTTGAAAGATTTGAGAGCAAAGCTTGTAAAGGAAAAAGCTCGTGCCATAATAATAACAGCACTTGATGAAGTAAATCTGTAAACCCTGAATccaaatgtattaattttactGTTTCGGTGAATTTGGTCTTATATTCTCTGTCTTACTCCGATATGATTGCATTTTGCAGGTTGCCTGGTTGTATAATGTCCGTGGAACAGATGTATCATATAGCCCGGTTGTTCATGCATTTGCTATTGTGACATTGACCTCGGCCTTCTTGTATGTGGATAAAAGAAAGTTGTCATCTGAGGTGCGTGTGCATTGCATAATCATTTGATTTAAGTTCAATTCATTTGCGTCTTTCTATTTTCTGCTCTTAAGTAAGCATGTTACTGTCCCAGGCAAACTCTTACATGAAGGAAAATGGAATTTTTGTACGGGAATATGGTGATGTTAGCTCAGATGCAGTCTTACTTGCATCTGATCAACTCACTCCTTCTTCAGCTGACAAAACTCCGTCCGGATTGAATACGGAGACTAATTGTGGCAAGGATACAGAAAATGGTGAAATTCAGACAGCAGAGCTTGTGAATGACCTCATTTGGGTTGACACTGGTGCATGCTGCTTTGCTTTGTACTTGAAATTGAATGCTGATAAAGTCCTCCTTAAGCAGTCACCATTGGCTCTTGCGAAAGCCCTAAAGGTGATTCATACTAACCATGAATAATCTTATCCCCAAGAAAGTAGGCTCGAGTTTTTTGGTGATTGTAAGTCTGGTTGGTGTTTCCCCAGACTTTGTTGGTTGCTAACCGGGTAGTAGGTCAGTGCCTTGCTTATTGGGTAATGGGTCAGTACTCCactgagaaaaaaatatgaaacaagAAGAGGGAAAGTGTGTCTCTTGTTAATGTATCGGCAAACAAATACAACTTTAGTACATCAGCTAAAAGTAAATAGGCTAAGATTAAGTTGAAGGCTGCCAGATGttggtttattttatatttccaGCTAAAACAACATCTTTATTCCTTGCTCTTGTACAACCTCAATATGCCACAACATTTCATACTGAAGTTGAGTTAAGGATGCTTGAATGGAAGCATTGCGCACATCATGGACCTTTTTGATTTTCCTTGTTTGGCATACCCAAGGGCGTGATCAGTGGTAATGAGGTGGAGGAGAACCATGAGATCAGGTTCAAATCCCAGCACAGGCAAAAAAGGCCTAGGGTTATTTCCTTCCATCTTCCTAACCCGGTTCCCGTGCGGGTAGCTGGTGGGATAGCCAAGGTACACGCAAGTTGGCGCGGACACTTCTATCATGAGaaaatgattttcatttttatttccaGTTATAATTTGGTTAAAAacatctaaattaaatttcaagttttttctttttggaagtACAACAATCATGGCGATTGTTTTTCCCTATTTCCCTCCTATAAGAGATGTGGACAAATGCATCTACTTGTAATATTTCTTTTCGGATGTATTAAGCTCTTCTTTTGGATATTGTGACTAACCAAAGCTTAGTTCGATTGGGTCGTATTTTCCTTCTTGTAGTTAGATTTGTTGGCCATCGCTACTTTGTCTTAGCAGCTTAATATTTCTCTGTTAAGGATTATTACACCAGCTTGGATTATGATTCTTATGATTACAAAATCAAATCCTTATGGATTTAGGGAGTAACAGTGATCTCCTTGCGCTGCTCTTTTTTGGGAATAATGGTGTTATTTTTCTTCGTTTCTGTTTGTTTTAATGCCCCATTCCTCACCCCCTAATTTCTCAGtcttctttctcctcttttaaTTTATGATCCAGTGCAGAGGAACAGACCACCAAGATCATTTGGTAGTTGTCTCTTAGATGTTGCCAAATATATTAGGATTTTGGAAAATTAGTGTGTGTTTTGTGATTTAGTTATTTCTCTAAATCTTAATTCTTACTGTTCATTCTATGACTGGCTTGTATTTCTAGAACCCTGTTGAGATGAAAGGATTGAAGAACGCCCACATTCGGGATGGGGCAGCAGTCGTGCAATATCTCGCCTGGCTGGATAGGCAGGTAAATGATAGCTTCTTAGAGCCTTTGAGGTTTTCTTTGCGTGTGCTGTCATTGACAGTTCACTGAAAAGCTTCTCAGAGGTAAAATAACCTTATGGTTAATTACTGCCAATTGCACTTGATATCATCCTCCATATTATATGAGATTGTGTTCTTGTGTTGTTTCTACATGTGTGTTGTTTGTCTTTCTTATCACCATCGGTCTCCAGAATATGACACCATCCATCTCCAGGTGGATAAAATAAGAGATCTACCTATAGCAGTGGACCCAGGATTTTAGTTAAGTGGGTTTGGTGGCCCTGGACAAACAGGTAGAGTCTTTCTTTAGTGGGAGTTGAGAGGACTTCAAGAATTACAATATGacaaacaataacaaaataatgtaagataaaaaaagttaacaaataatcaccaaaagaaaacaacatttaacaaattAACCATTAAAAACATCCCCCCCCCCCGGAAGAGAAGCAGAGCAAGTAATGACTGGAAATAAAAAAGAGGTTAACTGGTTTTGGCCGTGAACAATGTAATTCACAACCATAGTTTCTTGCTTTCCATCTTGAATTGTTTTTTCATTACTGAAATAGACATGAAATAGCATGTGTATTGCCGATGATTGATAGTATTAGAAAGGGATAAGATAGACCTAactttattttctcaaaaagggACAAGGTAGACCTAATTGAACTCATATGGAAGGAGGCTGACTAAAGAGATCTATATTTTCTGGAATGAATGCAGATCTAGCAGAAAGTACAGCAATGGAAGTAAAAGATCCATACAGGTGATACTAACTAGTATCTACCATGTTGGTGTACATACATTATTTCTAGCGTTTGTTAGGAGTCTTTaacttttgttcagacattaTGTCAGGAGAAAAAATATGGACAATCTCTAGtgctattatgctagataaccccAAACAATCGAGTATTTTTTCTTAAACAGGTCCAAATGAAGTGAAATGGATATTGAGAGAATTCAAATAACTGATCTCAACTTTGGGATTTAGGCGTAATAGTAGTTCTtgtgatgaaaaaaattaacttttgttTAGACTTCTATGTCAGGAGAAAAAATATGGACAATCTCTAGTGCTATGATGCTAGATAACCCCAAACAATCGAGTATTACACTTAAACAGGTCCAAATGAAGTGAAATGGATATTGAGAGAATTCATATAACTGATCTCAACTTTGGGATTTAGGCGTAATAGTAGTTCTTGTGATGAACAAATTACTTTTGTTTAGACTTCTATGTCAGGAGAAAAAATATGGACAATCTCTAGTGCTATTATACTAGATAACCCCAAACGATCGAGTATTACACTTAAACAGGTCCAAATGAAGTGAAATGGATATTGAGAGGATTCATATAACTGATCTCAACTTTGGGATTTAGGCGTAATAGTAGTTCTTGTGATGAACAAAGTCATGTATAATTAGTGCACATAACATTTTGATTCCTATGCAGCACCAACCCTCTTAGATGTGAAGGTTTCTGCTTTGAATGAACACACTGACATAAAGCTCAGTCATCACTAGGAATGACCCAAAATctcatttaagaaaaaagaaaggtcACGGGTTCAGCTATTTGAACCTCTAAATTTACTTAAAGGATGATGCTCTTCGCTGATGCATTGGATTTGGCTCAGCAAATCCTGTTAGTTTcttgtttttatatatgtaatgtATAGATATAGTAAATCTTTAAGCCACTATTATGTGGTTCGACTTGTCTGCTTAACATGCCCTTTGCAAATAATTGGGACTTGGTAAATTGATTCTGGACTTCATATGTTTTAGGAGCATAAAGACTTGTCAAGTGTCGGGACTTGTTCGTCAATACTTCTTCTCAGTTGTCATAGAAGCTATAGCATTGTAGATGAGGTTCCATTAGAAGACTGATGTAGTGAATGTTTTTGTTTATCACAGATGCAGGAAATCTATGGGGCATCCGGTTACTTCTCAGAGGCTGAGAGTATGAGCACGAACAAACTAAAGTAAGTTCGACTTCATTTATAAATTCAAGGGTTTTTCTGGTTTGTGTATGTTCAAGttcaaattgattttattatagtTGGCGTTGTAGTGCATGCTGACCTAGATGTTCCATAATTGATTTGAGGTTAGTTTCTGTAGGAAATTAAGCCTCCCTTTCGTTTATAACATTTGACTTAGTTAACTGAGAAATATTCTGGTCGAATTGGCTTCTCGTGGCGTTTCTAAATTTAGATGATAATTTGGAGATAAAGCATTTCTTTGatgtttttatgaatataatttcAAGGTGTTTTCTGagaatgaatttatttgggcTAGCTACCTTAGTTCTTGCTATATTAGATCAAGAAAgtgattttttgattttgtggtTCAAGGAAGTGGCAGCCTTCTCTTTGTTTTTGAACTTTGAAAGCTTCTGAAATGTATTCAGTTCCTCAGCTGATGAAAGTAGGAACTTTGGCCATCATTAATTGAAGGGCATTGTTGCTTCTGCTTTTTGCAGTTCCTTTCCAGTATGTCAAGTGTTTCAATTAGGAATTTTTTGAATCATATTGTGGAGTCTTACTTTTTCCCTATGTAGCACCTACTTCACCATTGGTTTCTTATGTCAGGGATTTGAAACGGCTTACAGAAGTTTCTGCAAGTGATAAGCTAGAGGAGTTCCGGGCATCTAAAGAGGTAGTGGCTCTAGACCTGTGAGAAATCTAATATAAAGCTAGCCAGCTATCCAGTTGCTAATGTATCTTGCATTTGATGTTTTCAACACTTAGGTCCTTAAGCTGATACCCttggtttattttgatgtaCTTGATATGCTACTTTTTACTCAAACTCTATTTACGTTGCAATAGTCAATTTTCTCTATGCTAGAGGGGCAAAAAGGTATATTTTATAGGCTCTGTGTTCTAGGGAGGATAAAGAACAAGGGACGAACTTAAGAGGGTGGCTGaaaataagaaactaaacaGGTGAAGGAATAAAAGTCTGTGGACAAAGTCAGTTAGGAAGTATACATACGTATTGTTAAGGCGCTAATAGCATGTAATAACTAGGCCTTAAGATAATGATGGAGTGACAAATGTCCATTGCTTCACCCTGAGGAGGCTGTTTTCTGCCGTCTTTTTCTAACATGTACGATTTTGTTTTGTGGTGGGTCTGatctagtttgaaaataatgttgGTAGCTTTTCAGCATTATTTCTTCTTTACTCGACATTCTGATTAACTTACTGTCCTTGTATATCTGCAGCATTTCAGAGGGCTGAGTTTTCCAACTATTTCATCTGTTGGTTCAAATGGAGCCATTATCCATTATTCCCCTGAGGCAGAAACATGTGCTGAACTTGACCCAGATCAAATGTACTTATGTGATTCAGGAGCACAGGTTTGTGAATATCAGTTGGTTCATGATACAGATATTTTGGGGATTGTATTTGTTATCCTAACTTGTGTTCCCTTAAAATTAATggtttgatgttgttgttgcgGAAGTATCTGGATGGAACAACTGATATTACACGGACTGTTCATTTTGGAAAACCTACTGCACATGAGAAAACATGTTACACTGCGGTATGTAAATCCTGTTGTCTTATAGATGTGATTCCTGACCATTGATCAAGTCATTGTGTTATGCATTGGGAAAGTCAAATGTCAAATTCAAGTTTATCTGTTTACTGAAAAGCATCAACAGATCCTTCAGTAAGATAAAACTATTGGAAGCATTATCATCCATCTACTTGTTAGTTTCTATCTTTGCAgcaagttataaaatttaaaaaaatttattctattttttaaatatatatatatttttttcagtaATCCTTCTGAGTGAAATAACTTTATAACATCTTCTTTCTGTTTGGATTGTTCAAAACTGTGGTCTTACTAAGGAAGAATAAACAATAATCTTAGAAGACAAAGGAAGAGATAACTTAGTGGTAAGAGCCCTTACTTCAAAATGATGAGGTCGGGTTTGAGACATCAAGTGGGAAAAGCCACTACTGGGTAGGGAATTTACCGTTACTCCTCTACCTCCCCAAACCCATCCACCCACATCATTTTCTGAAAGACTAGGTTATGCCGTAGAAGAGGCTTTATTCCTGCATTTTTTTTGGGCGTGGCCTGGTGTGTAGATGCTTGTAATGTGGACTATGTTTTGTATCTAGTTAACATTTTTGTctctatttataagaaaatatttttcatactaATTTTATGTATCTAGTTGATAGAGTTATTCAGAACCTTTTCTGGGGGGACGAGAAATCTTTAATCCTTTGCTTTGTTGCATATTGCTCTAATGCTCAAACTTGCTTGAATTATGTAGGTTCTCAAAGGACATATTTCATTGGGTAATGCACGGTTTCCCAATGGAACAAATGGTACGAGTCTATGGGATGATTTCTTAGTCTACAAATGTTTGTGGGAGATTGGATGTACAATTGTGCACGTCCACAAACGCTGTTGGAACTAAGTGCTTTCTAGTTTAATGTTGTTTAACTGACGTGATACTCAAGTTAATTGCAGAACATAAGAGGGACACTTTTCTTACTTATCCCTTACTGTCATTATAGGTTATGCTCTTGATGTTCTTGCTCGAACTCCTTTATGGAAGTATGGGCTTGACTATAGGCATGGTACAGGTCATGGGATCGGGTCTTACTTAAATGTCCATGAAGGTAACTTGTGCTTTAGTTTCTGGGAAGGTACTAGTTTAAAGTTACTAGTTTCACTCGCTTCCTTCTACTTTTTATCAGGACCTCATCAGATCAGTTTCAGACCATCAGCGCAGAATGTGCCACTACAAGTTTCAATGACAGTCACAGATGGTCAGTCtgattttatttagtttttgacCGAACTGAAATCAAAGTTTTGCTTTATTAACTTTttataattccttttttttttctgtttgctttatatttttttctgattGCTTTACGTTTTTCTGGTtgctttataattttttctgaTCCATCACATAAATAAATGGAGCTTTGCTCCAATTTTTAGTAAGCTGTTCTTGAATTTTTACAGAATGAAATGATGTAGCTGATAGATGTCCCTATTGTTGTCTTAAT harbors:
- the app2 gene encoding Xaa-Pro aminopeptidase 2 (The RefSeq protein has 2 substitutions compared to this genomic sequence), whose translation is MADTLAALRSLMASHSPPLNALIVPSEDYHQSEYVSARDKRRDFVSGFTGSAGIALISMNEALLWTDGRYFLQAAQQLSEQWKLMRMGEDPALDIWMADNLPKDAAIGVDPWCISVDTAQKWERAFAKKQQKLVPTARNLVDEVWKNQPPAETNPLIVHPLEFAGRSVADKLKDLRAKLVKEKARAIIITALDEVAWLYNVRGTDVSYSPVVHAFAIVTLTSAFLYVDKRKLSSEANSYMKENGIFVREYGDVSSDAVLLASDQLTPSSADKTPSGLNTETNCGKDTENGEIQTAELVNDLIWVDTGACCFALYLKLNADKVLLKQSPLALAKALKNPVEMKGLKNAHIRDGAAVVQYLAWLDRQMQEIYGASGYFAEAESMSMNKLKDLKRLTEVSASDKLEEFRASKEHFRGLSFPTISSVGSNGAIIHYSPEAETCAELDPDQMYLCDSGAQYLDGTTDITRTVHFGKPTAHEKTCYTAVLKGHISLGNARFPNGTNGYALDVLARTPLWKYGLDYRHGTGHGIGSYLNVHEGPHQISFRPSAQNVPLQVSMTVTDEPGYYEDGKFGIRLENVLIVKEGNTKFNFGDKGYLTFEHITWAPYQRKLIDVSLLVPEEIQWLNEYHCKCSEILAPYLNQSEMEWLKNATAPIAA